The following proteins are co-located in the Spirosoma montaniterrae genome:
- a CDS encoding RagB/SusD family nutrient uptake outer membrane protein, translating to MNAYIKRFSAVAVATVALTLGSCSSLLEVKPQLQVDAQTALSTPDGLDGALNGVYDRLQSLRVYGRDLIAIPEALADNGRATNKSGRLNAEYRNNLQSHFANWTTAYFAINQANLVLENIPRVFTGTDQTTVTRRNGIEGQAQFLRALLYFDLMRAYAYEPGVEVAAQNRGGVPLLLTGVLDQSQVTLPARASIEEVYTQIYKDLNEASTKLTNTQAPAYATQASALALLSRVALYRKDYATAVKAATDALATNVGRFLDQSSYIGGWRSARHPESIFELVYTIPENTGVNESLQTTYTTLVELGNRARTGGFGDLVPTASLLADLESERASATAPVPDIRRQLYELGTTGRGTAEIECTKFLGKNGTVNLDNIPLIRVSELYLNRAEANAMLGNDAAALTDVNAIRTRSGLTARTVLTGAPLLTEILKQRRIEFAFEGHRWFDLKRRGQDIVKTGAGVTTVPYTDIRILANIPVNELQTNRNIRQNAGY from the coding sequence ATGAATGCATACATAAAACGTTTTTCGGCGGTTGCCGTAGCTACTGTTGCCCTGACGCTTGGGTCGTGCAGCTCGTTGCTGGAGGTAAAGCCTCAATTACAGGTTGATGCCCAAACCGCACTCTCTACCCCCGATGGTCTGGATGGTGCCCTGAACGGCGTTTACGACCGTCTTCAGTCGCTCCGGGTGTATGGCCGCGACCTGATTGCCATACCGGAAGCACTGGCCGACAATGGCCGGGCTACCAACAAATCGGGCCGGTTGAACGCGGAGTACCGCAATAATTTACAGAGCCACTTTGCCAACTGGACGACAGCTTATTTCGCTATCAACCAGGCTAACTTAGTGCTGGAGAACATACCCCGTGTATTTACCGGCACCGACCAGACTACAGTTACGCGCCGGAATGGTATTGAAGGTCAGGCGCAGTTTCTGCGGGCACTGTTATATTTCGATCTGATGCGTGCTTATGCCTACGAACCGGGCGTTGAAGTAGCCGCTCAGAACCGGGGCGGTGTGCCGCTGCTACTGACGGGCGTACTCGACCAGAGTCAGGTAACGCTGCCTGCCCGCGCTTCCATCGAGGAGGTGTACACGCAGATTTACAAAGACCTGAACGAAGCCAGCACGAAGCTGACCAACACACAAGCTCCCGCTTATGCTACGCAGGCTTCTGCGCTGGCTCTGCTGTCGCGCGTGGCCCTGTACCGGAAAGATTATGCCACCGCCGTAAAAGCCGCTACCGACGCGCTGGCAACTAACGTTGGCCGGTTCCTCGATCAGTCGAGTTACATTGGCGGCTGGCGGTCGGCCCGGCACCCGGAGTCAATTTTTGAACTGGTTTACACGATTCCTGAAAACACGGGCGTGAACGAGTCGCTGCAAACGACCTACACTACGCTGGTTGAACTGGGGAACCGCGCCCGCACCGGCGGCTTCGGCGACCTCGTACCGACGGCTTCATTGCTGGCCGACCTGGAATCAGAGCGGGCAAGCGCAACGGCCCCCGTACCCGATATTCGCCGACAGTTGTATGAATTAGGTACGACAGGACGTGGTACGGCAGAAATCGAATGCACGAAATTCCTCGGTAAAAACGGCACGGTTAACCTCGATAACATTCCGCTGATTCGGGTGTCGGAGTTGTACCTGAACCGGGCCGAAGCCAATGCCATGCTGGGCAACGACGCAGCCGCACTGACCGATGTAAACGCCATTCGGACGCGTTCGGGCCTGACCGCCCGCACCGTCCTGACGGGTGCTCCGCTGCTGACCGAGATTCTGAAGCAACGCCGGATCGAGTTTGCCTTTGAAGGCCACCGCTGGTTCGACCTGAAACGCCGGGGTCAGGATATTGTGAAGACAGGAGCTGGCGTCACCACAGTGCCTTACACCGACATTCGGATTCTGGCTAATATCCCCGTCAACGAATTGCAAACCAACCGCAACATTCGGCAGAACGCGGGCTATTAA